One window of Nicotiana tomentosiformis chromosome 11, ASM39032v3, whole genome shotgun sequence genomic DNA carries:
- the LOC117274830 gene encoding uncharacterized protein: protein MLLSEFHIAYITQKAIKGRALADHLAENLVDGDYEPLTTYYPDEEVLFAGEDIAKSYLGWRMFFDGATNFKGVEIRAVLISESGQHYPASAKIRFPYTSNMAEYEACILGIIMHPEKKYIDPIELEIMDEHAYRFHVNEELDGKPWYHDIRRFLATREYTENSTNIQKRALKRLGNHFFLNGEFLNMKSPYLASIYKAVTKKVVADFVRKNIVCRFEIPESIIIDNAANLNSELMREICEKFKIVHRSSTANRPQMNGAVEAANKNIKRILRKIVDNHRQWHMTLSFALLFYRTTMTTSTRATPHMLVYGIEAVISAEVEIPSLRVIQQAKLDDAEWIQVRQEQLMLIDEKRMKAVSHGQLYYNRMASAFNKTVKPRQFTPGINRKQGSVETTLGKMTNPPPSQDYLPLLHYLNFSGTAKANL from the exons ATGCTTCTCAGCGAATTTCACATTGCGTACATAACTCAGAAGGCTATCAAGGGGAGAGCATTAGCTGACCACCTTGCAGAGAACCTGGTGGACGGGGATTATGAGCCACTCACTACGTATTATCCCGATGAAGAAGTATTATTTGCTGGAGAAGATATTGCAAAATCATACCttggatggagaatgtttttcgatggagcaacAAACTTTAAAGGAGTCGAAATTAGGGCAGTCCtaatttcggaatccggacaacactatccagcatcggcaaagataagattcccttaTACCAGTAATATGGCTGAATACGAAGCGTGCATCCTTGGGATTATAATG CATCCAGAAAAGAAGTACATCGACCCCATCGAGCTAGAGATCATGGATGAACATGCCTATCGCTTCCATGTAAATGAAGAGCTAgatggtaaaccatggtatcatgacatcaGGAGATTCCTTGCAACCAGAGAGTACACAGAAAATTCTACTAATATTCAAAAGCGAGCCCTCAAGAGATTGGGGAATCACTTTTTCCTCAATGGGGAATTCCTGAACATGAAGAGCCCATACTTGG catctATCTACAAGGCCGTCACAAAGAAGGTAGTAGCAGATTTTGTTCGAAAGAACATCGTCTGCAGATTCGAGATACCTGAGTCAATTATTATTGACAACGCCGCTAACCTTAATAGCGAACTCATGAGAGAAATATGTGAGAAGTTCAAAATCGTCCACCGTAGCTCCACAGCCAAcagaccacaaatgaatggggcagtcgaggcagcgaacaagaatatcaagaggatcCTACGAAAGATAGTGGATAATCACAGGCAATGGCATATGACACTATCCTTCGCCTTACTTTTTTATCGGACCACCATGACAACATCCACTAGGGCAACGCCGCACATGTTAGTATACGGCATTGAAGCTGTGATATCCGCAGAGGTCGAGATACCATCTTTAAGGGTCATTCAACAGGCCAAGTTGGACGATGCCGAGTGGATACAGGTCAGACAAgagcaactcatgctcatcgACGAGAAGAGAATGAAGGCAGTATCCCATGGTCAGCTATATTATAACAggatggccagtgcatttaaTAAAACGGTGAAGCCTCGTCAGTTCACACCAGG